In Glandiceps talaboti chromosome 6, keGlaTala1.1, whole genome shotgun sequence, one DNA window encodes the following:
- the LOC144437027 gene encoding sulfotransferase 1C2-like, translating to MSHLLFLDYFDSDIAKDRRADNFQVCDGDVFVATYPRSGTNWMCYVLTQMYNNWGLVNYKDRTIVPMLDYYYRPQIKEGFLRVVTDTFLRTANELPAPRLVKTHISPQLMPSSMQGKHSKVIYVTRNVKDVCVSYFNVSLGFSALDEFCPELNWEGFPEQFITGKTEPGSWLQHVVAWHKYGLKDNVLHITFEDMKENLHDVIKKMADFLGRPLSEEDIQRVVEKSSIEKTRANAWKIMDFDEDQEFNTSEENQFFRKGKKGNWRNHLTVAESEMFDEIVKEELEKEGININYE from the coding sequence ATGTCTCATCTCCTCTTTCTAGATTACTTTGATTCCGACATCGCAAAAGACAGACGGGCAGACAACTTTCAGGTGTGTGATGGAGATGTGTTTGTAGCTACTTATCCAAGGTCAGGGACAAATTGGATGTGTTATGTCCTGACACAGATGTACAACAACTGGGGACTGGTGAATTATAAAGACCGTACTATTGTGCCTATGCTAGACTATTATTATCGACCACAAATTAAAGAAGGGTTCTTGAGAGTTGTGACCGATACATTTTTACGAACTGCAAATGAACTTCCCGCTCCACGACTTGTGAAGACCCACATTTCACCACAACTTATGCCAAGTTCAATGCAAGGCAAACATAGTAAAGTAATATACGTTACCCGAAATGTAAAAGATGTGTGCGTGTCGTATTTCAACGTTTCTCTTGGTTTTAGTGCGTTAGACGAATTTTGCCCGGAGCTGAATTGGGAAGGTTTCCCCGAGCAGTTCATTACCGGTAAAACTGAACCAGGTTCGTGGTTGCAACATGTTGTAGCCTGGCATAAATACGGTCTCAAAGATAATGTCTTGCACATTACATTTGAAGATATGAAGGAAAATCTTCATGATGTGATCAAGAAGATGGCTGACTTTTTGGGAAGACCACTTTCTGAAGAAGATATCCAACGTGTTGTTGAGAAAAGCAGTATTGAAAAGACGAGAGCGAATGCCTGGAAAATCATGGATTTTGATGAAGACCAGGAGTTCAACACTTCAGAAGAGAACCAATTTTTCCGTAAGGGTAAAAAAGGAAACTGGAGAAATCACCTCACTGTGGCAGAGAGTGAAATGTTTGATGAAATAGTGAAAGAAGAGCTGGAGAAAGAAGGAATTAATATCAACTATGAATAA
- the LOC144436105 gene encoding peroxiredoxin-like — protein MSGGGKCQIQKPAPNFCATAVNKNGEFIDVKLSDYKGKYLVLFFYPLDFTFVCPTEIIAFSDAADKFRATNCEVLACSVDSQFSHLAWTNTPRKKGGVGAMNIPILADLTKQISKDYGVLLEDQGVALRGLFIIDDKGILRQVTINDLPVGRSVDETLRLVQAFQFTDKYGEVCPAGWKPGDDTMKPDNQKSIEDYFSKQK, from the exons ATGTCTGGAGGAGGTAAATGTCAGATTCAGAAACCAGCACCCAATTTCTGTGCCACAGCTGTTAATAAAAATGGTGAATTTATTGACGTGAAGTTGTCAGACTACAAAG GAAAATACTTGGTCCTTTTCTTTTACCCATTGGATTT TACCTTTGTGTGTCCAACTGAAATCATAGCATTCAGTGATGCTGCAGATAAATTCCGTGCTACCAACTGTGAAGTGTTAGCTTGCTCCGTTGATTCCCAGTTTTCCCATCTAGCATG gacaaatacACCACGCAAGAAGGGAGGTGTGGGAGCAATGAACATCCCAATCTTGGCTGACCTTACCAAACAGATCTCTAAAGATTACGGTGTGCTATTAGAAGATCAAGGAGTTGCTTTACG TGGATTATTTATCATTGATGATAAAGGCATCTTGAGACAAGTTACCATTAATGACTTGCCCGTTGGACGTTCAGTGGATGAAACATTACGATTGGTGCAAGCATTCCAGTTTACAGACAAATATGGTGAAG TATGTCCAGCTGGCTGGAAACCAGGTGATGATACAATGAAGCCGGACAACCAAAAGAGTATCGAAGActacttttcaaaacaaaagtaA